The genomic interval cggagaaagagaagaggaggcagCAGTATGTGCGTACTTATGTGTCTCCATGGGAACGGGCCATGAGGGGAGACGAGTCTCTGACTGCCACCATGCACCACTGCATGGCTGGACCACACCCCCCCCACGACATGCCCAAGTTTAAGAGCTTCAACAGGTACtgcacacacattcacaccaacacacatatgcacacaaacatgcacgcacatacacacctgTCGAATATAACCAGATTCAAGACCTTCAGCAGGTTACTGCATTTATTACTATGTAGACATGTATTTTGTACGTTATGATATTAATATTTGATTGACAGGTCGGCCCTGCCCTATGGCGGCTCCGACAAGGCGGGAGGCCACATGACCTTCGAGCCTCCTGAGATCCTATTCGCCCCATTGGAGCTGGAGCCTCTCCCTTCCCTGCAGGCGGACATTAGGTCCCGCCCCTCGTTCAACCGCACCCCCATCGGCTGGGTGTGCAACCCGGAGGACAACTCACATATCCACATGCAGTTGGACAACATGCTGCCCTTCGACGGCGAGACGGACaatctgtagacacacacacacactcgcgcacgtgcacacacacgcacacacacgcacgcacgcacgcacgcacgcacacacacacacacacacacacacacacacacacacacacacacactgaggtactgtagacacacactgATATAGACACACACTGatgtactgtagacacacactgatgtactgtagacacacactgAGGTACTGTAGACACACGCAGATGtcgccgcatgtgacaaatacaatttgatttgatttatttgcgTGAAACATCAATGGCTGAagagaaaagagacagaagaTGATGGTGATGATCAAGTCAAATCAACTCAACGTTTATTGGccgcgtacacagatttgcaggtgtTATGGCAGATGCAGGGAAATCCTTCTGTCACTAGCTCCTGCAGTAAAGTAGAATGTTTTGCAAACACCGTATaatacaaatacacaaataaCCCCCAAAATCTAAACGACAAGTCAAGTAGTAACAATCCAAGTAGATAAGGTGATGTGATGATGAAGGTGAAGAAGAAAGTGATGAGGATGATATGACAATAACCTGGACAGTTCAACATGTAGCCTAGATACTGTagacacacctgatgtttctaGTAAGCTCTGTATTTTATCCAATAAACCTTTCCCTGTACAGAAATTCTGGCTGATGAACTCTGC from Salmo salar chromosome ssa28, Ssal_v3.1, whole genome shotgun sequence carries:
- the LOC106589415 gene encoding myozenin-1 isoform X2 → MPLSTPAPPKRKKANKIITDLTNITQDDEESDPEASEFDLGTKIKTPKDTMLEELSLMTNKGSKMFRRRQQRVERFIVTNENMNLQSLVPSLGCEMMAPPPEPEPEHVEEEVLDKEAEKEKRRQQYVRTYVSPWERAMRGDESLTATMHHCMAGPHPPHDMPKFKSFNRSALPYGGSDKAGGHMTFEPPEILFAPLELEPLPSLQADIRSRPSFNRTPIGWVCNPEDNSHIHMQLDNMLPFDGETDNL
- the LOC106589415 gene encoding myozenin-1 isoform X3, whose translation is MPLSTPAPPKRKKANKIITDLTNITQDDEESDPEASEFDLGTKIKTPKDTMLEELSLMTNKGSKMFRRRQQRVERFIVTNENMQNLQSLVPSLGCEMMAPPPEPEPEHEEEVLDKEAEKEKRRQQYVRTYVSPWERAMRGDESLTATMHHCMAGPHPPHDMPKFKSFNRSALPYGGSDKAGGHMTFEPPEILFAPLELEPLPSLQADIRSRPSFNRTPIGWVCNPEDNSHIHMQLDNMLPFDGETDNL
- the LOC106589415 gene encoding myozenin-1 isoform X4, producing MPLSTPAPPKRKKANKIITDLTNITQDDEESDPEASEFDLGTKIKTPKDTMLEELSLMTNKGSKMFRRRQQRVERFIVTNENMNLQSLVPSLGCEMMAPPPEPEPEHEEEVLDKEAEKEKRRQQYVRTYVSPWERAMRGDESLTATMHHCMAGPHPPHDMPKFKSFNRSALPYGGSDKAGGHMTFEPPEILFAPLELEPLPSLQADIRSRPSFNRTPIGWVCNPEDNSHIHMQLDNMLPFDGETDNL
- the LOC106589415 gene encoding myozenin-1 isoform X1, which gives rise to MPLSTPAPPKRKKANKIITDLTNITQDDEESDPEASEFDLGTKIKTPKDTMLEELSLMTNKGSKMFRRRQQRVERFIVTNENMQNLQSLVPSLGCEMMAPPPEPEPEHVEEEVLDKEAEKEKRRQQYVRTYVSPWERAMRGDESLTATMHHCMAGPHPPHDMPKFKSFNRSALPYGGSDKAGGHMTFEPPEILFAPLELEPLPSLQADIRSRPSFNRTPIGWVCNPEDNSHIHMQLDNMLPFDGETDNL